A part of Methanobacterium formicicum genomic DNA contains:
- a CDS encoding TetR/AcrR family transcriptional regulator — protein sequence MVSNRIKRERERKANEITDAAEKCFFKKGYDKTTMDEIAAQLELTKTAIYRYFENKEELYFSVAVRGVKILNKMMIEEFSSQNNGREKILKTCYAFKKFYKQFPDYCQVLTEAHDRDPNSLDTPHIQELIKIDQQNLGIICDAIDIGKKDGSIREDINTFLTALYLVKSTLNIFSSSLSTIYYLGLFEMSKEDLIEHSLDLMIHSISK from the coding sequence TTGGTATCTAATAGAATAAAAAGGGAAAGAGAACGAAAAGCTAATGAAATCACCGATGCTGCTGAAAAATGCTTCTTCAAAAAAGGTTATGATAAAACAACCATGGATGAAATAGCCGCCCAATTAGAACTCACAAAAACTGCCATTTACAGGTATTTTGAGAATAAAGAGGAGCTTTATTTCTCTGTGGCAGTTAGAGGTGTCAAAATCCTAAATAAAATGATGATAGAAGAATTTTCATCTCAAAATAATGGTCGGGAAAAGATATTAAAGACATGCTATGCCTTCAAGAAATTTTACAAACAATTCCCGGATTATTGTCAGGTGCTGACAGAGGCCCACGATAGAGATCCCAACTCTCTGGACACGCCCCACATTCAGGAACTCATAAAAATTGACCAACAGAACCTGGGAATAATATGTGACGCCATAGACATTGGAAAAAAGGATGGTTCAATTAGGGAGGACATTAACACATTTCTTACTGCTCTATACTTAGTAAAATCAACTTTAAACATATTTAGCTCATCATTATCGACGATTTACTATTTAGGTTTATTTGAAATGAGTAAAGAGGATTTAATTGAACATTCATTGGATCTGATGATTCATTCCATTTCAAAATGA
- a CDS encoding flavodoxin family protein yields the protein MEKVILGICGSPRKQATEYVLTDALNTLEEKGYETELFTVRGKNISPCRNCDYCLREKECILKDDMYELYPNFQDIDGIIMATPIYNGGVSAQIKAVMDRTRAAAAANMDFLKHKVGMAIAVGGDRVGGQELAIQQIMTFYILNGAIPVSGGPFGSNLGANFWSQDTLKGVKADEEGFRSLKKTLNRFHEFMETYQRK from the coding sequence GTGGAAAAAGTAATTTTAGGAATATGCGGAAGCCCCAGGAAACAGGCTACAGAGTACGTTCTAACCGACGCCCTGAATACCCTGGAAGAAAAGGGTTATGAAACCGAATTGTTCACTGTGAGGGGAAAGAATATCAGCCCCTGCAGAAACTGTGATTATTGCCTGCGGGAGAAGGAATGCATCCTCAAAGACGACATGTACGAGCTCTACCCTAATTTTCAGGATATTGACGGGATTATAATGGCCACACCCATCTACAATGGGGGAGTCAGCGCCCAGATAAAAGCAGTTATGGACCGCACCCGTGCAGCAGCAGCAGCGAACATGGATTTCCTTAAACACAAAGTGGGAATGGCCATTGCTGTGGGAGGAGACCGTGTAGGGGGTCAGGAACTGGCCATACAGCAGATCATGACCTTTTACATCTTAAACGGAGCCATACCCGTTAGTGGTGGGCCATTCGGGTCTAACCTGGGAGCGAATTTCTGGTCACAGGATACATTGAAGGGTGTAAAGGCCGATGAAGAAGGGTTCAGAAGCCTTAAAAAAACCTTAAACCGGTTCCATGAATTCATGGAAACCTATCAAAGGAAATAG
- a CDS encoding flavodoxin family protein, whose product MKALILDGSRSLDGPLNTINNAVTLLLEKNGWEVEKFHLLEENIATCVGCFGCWLKTPGECIIKDKGPEIAKKWVQSDLRVYITPITFGGYSYQLKKLVDRLLPTATPFFKIIKGEIHHVPRYGDGESNDQIWIGYLPQQDTESENIFRKLTERNNINMYCSNPCVEIFTGDVEDLDLSKISRHIEDKEALA is encoded by the coding sequence ATGAAAGCTTTGATATTAGACGGTTCCAGAAGTCTCGACGGTCCCCTGAATACAATCAACAATGCGGTTACCCTGCTACTGGAAAAAAACGGATGGGAAGTTGAAAAATTCCATCTCCTTGAAGAAAACATTGCCACATGCGTGGGCTGCTTCGGGTGCTGGCTTAAAACACCAGGAGAATGTATTATAAAAGATAAAGGTCCAGAAATTGCAAAAAAATGGGTTCAATCTGACCTTAGAGTATATATAACCCCCATAACATTTGGTGGTTATTCTTACCAACTGAAAAAGTTGGTTGATCGACTGCTACCAACTGCTACTCCATTTTTCAAAATAATAAAGGGGGAAATACATCACGTGCCCCGATATGGAGATGGAGAGAGTAATGACCAGATTTGGATTGGATACTTACCACAACAAGATACTGAAAGCGAGAATATTTTCAGAAAACTCACCGAACGCAACAATATTAATATGTACTGCTCTAATCCCTGTGTTGAGATCTTCACCGGTGATGTTGAAGATCTGGATCTCAGTAAAATCTCTCGTCATATCGAAGATAAGGAGGCGTTGGCATGA
- a CDS encoding flavodoxin family protein gives MSKLRNILILVGSPKGKKSASNNIASYIEDGFNKNEVETEKVFVARYKKPDKLKELLEKASEAELIVIVAPLYFDSIPALTIRFMEEFSNYKKSLPKAQQKLMAVFNCGFPEPHQNDVAIKICENFASQTDMEWIGGIAVGMGPSVETKSLKDAGMPAKNLRKGLDKIIDSLSNNETVPPEAIATASKLSLPLFLVKFIYAHFVNSGWKRQVKDKDIVKKMYDRPYDVDNVE, from the coding sequence ATGAGTAAGCTCCGGAATATATTAATTCTGGTTGGAAGCCCTAAAGGAAAAAAGAGCGCATCCAATAACATTGCATCTTACATTGAAGATGGATTCAACAAAAATGAAGTTGAAACTGAAAAGGTTTTCGTTGCAAGATACAAAAAACCAGATAAGCTAAAAGAATTGCTTGAAAAAGCATCGGAAGCAGAATTAATCGTAATAGTAGCCCCTTTATACTTTGATAGCATTCCAGCCCTAACTATCAGATTTATGGAAGAATTCTCCAATTACAAAAAGTCTCTGCCCAAAGCCCAGCAAAAACTGATGGCTGTATTCAACTGTGGCTTCCCTGAACCACATCAAAATGATGTGGCTATCAAAATATGTGAAAATTTTGCATCTCAGACAGATATGGAATGGATAGGTGGCATAGCCGTTGGAATGGGCCCTTCTGTTGAAACTAAATCTTTAAAAGATGCAGGGATGCCTGCTAAAAATCTTCGAAAGGGTTTAGATAAGATAATTGACTCTCTTTCCAACAATGAAACTGTCCCCCCTGAAGCCATAGCGACTGCTTCAAAACTTTCTTTACCCCTCTTTTTAGTCAAATTTATCTACGCCCATTTTGTTAATTCTGGGTGGAAAAGGCAAGTTAAAGACAAAGATATTGTTAAGAAGATGTATGATCGTCCCTATGACGTAGATAATGTAGAATAA
- a CDS encoding bifunctional 5,6,7,8-tetrahydromethanopterin hydro-lyase/3-hexulose-6-phosphate synthase, which yields MYQIGEALIGNGNELAHIDLVIGDKNGPVGTAFVNNMSNLSLGHTPLLSVIRPNLMTKPATLIVPKVSVRDLDDANKIFGPAQTAVGRAVADAVEEGILPAEEAENMVLIVSVFIHPEASDFRKIYQYNYGATKLALRRAMEGYPSVNKVLAEKDRGAHPVMGFKVNRLWSPPYLQVALDLDNMQDMERIIDSLPDRERILIEAGTPLVKKFGVGIVSKIRELKKDAFIIADLKTLDVGRIEVKMAADETADAVAISGLGTQESIEKAIHEAQKQGIYSILDMMNVDNFTEKLENLNFKPDIVLLHRNVDLETLKAERGEEQADMTEWGNINQIKEIIGKNGRVAVAGGIVPKKMDQALDSGADVIVVGRYIIGSRDVRRAAEDFLEKMPQDPDTMRLALDEDESI from the coding sequence CAGTAGGTACAGCCTTTGTGAATAACATGTCAAATCTTTCACTGGGGCACACCCCGTTGCTTTCCGTCATCCGACCTAACCTGATGACCAAACCGGCAACTCTCATTGTACCTAAAGTCAGTGTACGAGATCTAGATGATGCCAACAAAATCTTTGGACCAGCCCAAACCGCAGTAGGCCGAGCAGTGGCTGATGCTGTGGAAGAAGGCATATTACCAGCTGAAGAAGCTGAAAACATGGTTCTGATTGTCAGTGTGTTTATTCACCCTGAAGCATCTGATTTTAGAAAAATCTACCAGTACAACTATGGAGCAACCAAACTAGCCCTTAGAAGAGCAATGGAAGGATATCCATCTGTAAACAAAGTATTAGCAGAAAAAGACAGAGGAGCGCATCCAGTAATGGGTTTCAAAGTCAACCGACTGTGGAGTCCCCCATACCTGCAGGTGGCCCTTGACCTGGACAACATGCAGGATATGGAACGCATCATTGACAGTCTACCGGACCGGGAAAGAATCCTGATAGAAGCCGGAACACCCCTGGTTAAGAAATTCGGAGTGGGAATTGTCAGTAAAATCCGGGAACTCAAGAAAGATGCCTTCATCATCGCTGACCTTAAAACTCTGGATGTAGGACGTATTGAAGTTAAAATGGCTGCTGATGAGACTGCTGATGCCGTGGCTATCTCTGGCCTCGGAACCCAGGAATCCATTGAAAAAGCCATCCACGAAGCCCAGAAACAGGGGATCTACTCCATACTGGACATGATGAACGTGGACAACTTCACCGAAAAACTGGAAAACCTCAACTTCAAGCCAGATATTGTCCTTTTACACCGTAATGTGGACCTGGAAACCCTGAAAGCCGAACGTGGCGAAGAACAGGCTGACATGACTGAATGGGGTAACATTAACCAGATCAAAGAGATAATAGGTAAAAATGGACGGGTGGCAGTTGCCGGAGGTATTGTGCCTAAGAAGATGGACCAGGCCCTGGACAGCGGTGCTGATGTCATCGTGGTCGGCCGTTACATCATCGGTTCCAGAGATGTGCGCCGTGCAGCCGAGGACTTCCTGGAAAAAATGCCCCAGGACCCGGACACCATGCGACTAGCCCTGGATGAAGATGAATCTATCTAA
- a CDS encoding 2TM domain-containing protein produces MVESNETGKKSGKKGFLIHLLIYIVINLFLAIMNILTAPGYLWFLWVTGGWGIAVVIHGIAVFAS; encoded by the coding sequence ATGGTTGAAAGTAATGAAACAGGGAAAAAAAGTGGGAAAAAGGGTTTTTTAATACATTTGTTGATTTATATTGTGATTAACTTGTTTTTAGCGATTATGAACATATTAACAGCCCCAGGTTACCTGTGGTTCCTTTGGGTGACAGGTGGGTGGGGAATAGCCGTGGTTATTCATGGAATAGCAGTTTTTGCTAGTTAA